The stretch of DNA GCTCCGTGGCCCAGCGGTGATGATTGAGTTCGGTGTCGATGTAGCCCGGGCAGATCGCGTTCACGTTGATGCCATGACGTCCCCACTCCTGCGCCATCGCCCGGGTCATGTGGATCACCGCGGCCTTGCTCATCGAATACAGGCCAATTTGCGGCAACACGCGCATGCCTGCCACCGAAGCAATGTTGATAATCCGGTAGCCCGGCTTGGTGACGCTGTCGTTGCGCCGGAGCATGCGTTTGGCGACTTCCTGCGCGACAAAAAAAGCCCCGCGGGTATTGGTGTCGAAAATGAATTCGAAATCAGCAGGGGTGACCTCGGCAAGTTTCTGATGAGCCGAAACACCTGAATTGTTCACCAGGATATCGATCGTGCCCGCTTCGGTTTCCGCATGCGCGATGGCGGACTTGATGCTTTGATAATCGGTGACGTCCAGCGACACCACGTGCGCGGCACCACCCGACGCTTCGATTTCGGCACGCAGCTCTTTAAGCCGTTCCGTGCGGCGACTGGCCAGCACAACCTTCGCACCCGCTTGCGAGAGCACTTGTGCAAACCGCTTGCCCAACCCGCTCGACGCGCCAGTAATCAGCGCAACTTTGCCTTCCAGATTAATCGAACGGCCCATGTCATTCCTTCATTTCAATAGTTTCGAGTAGTAACGCAAACTGCTGCGGCCAGGCCGCAAACGATGCGGAGAAAAGATAGTGTAAGAGGCGCGATGAAAGACCCGACGAACCTGCGACACCGTATCACACCAATAGAACGATCGTGCTAATTCATGCGCATCCGGTTGCGGCGTCCGGACCGTTCGCTGACAATACGTCCCCGTGTGGTCCCCAAAGAATCCCCAACCATCTCGAAAAAGTATTTTAACGGCAAGAGGAGCATCAATGACCCCCGCAAGCCTCATCGAGCAGTACGGCCCGCGCGAATCCATGGAATACGACGTGGTGATCGTCGGAGGTGGCCCGGCAGGCTTGTCCGCGGCGATCCGGCTCAAACAGCTGGCGCTGGCAAAAGGCGTCGAAACCAGTGTGTGCATCCTCGAAAAAGGCTCGGAAATCGGCGCACATATTTTGTCAGGGGCGGTGATGGACCCGCGCGCGCTGACCGAACTCATCCCCGAATGGAAAGAAAAAGGCGCGCCACTGAATGTCGAGGTCAGCGAGGACCGTTTCATTTTTCTCGGCGAGCGCAGCGCCAGGCAGGTGCCGCACTGGGCCCTGCCCGCGATTTTTCGCAACGAGGGCAACTACGTCGTCAGCCTGGCGAATGTCGCGCGCTGGCTCGGGCAACAGGCAGAGGCGTTAGGCGTCGAGATTTTCCCCGGCTTTCCCGCAGCGGAAGTGCTGTATCACGAGGATGGTTCGGTCAAGGGCGTGGTCACCGGCAACATGGGCATCGGCCGCGACGGCCAGCCCACGGAGAATTTCCAGCTCGGCATGGAACTGCATGCGAAATACACGCTGTTTTGTGAAGGTGCGCGCGGCCACCTCGGGCGCCAGCTTCACGAGCGCTTCCAGCTGCGCGATGGCGCCGATCCGCAGACGTATGGCATTGGCCTCAAGGAACTATGGGAAATCGACCCGTCCATGCACCAACCCGGCCTCGTGCTCCACACCGCCGGCTGGCCGCTCAAAAACGATACCTATGGCGGCTCGTTCCTTTATCACATGGATCACAACCAGGTCATGATCGGTTTTGTCGTAGGGCTGGGCTATTCCAATCCCTATCTGTCGCCCTTCGAAGAATTTCAGCGCTACAAGACTCATCCCGCGATTCGCACTTTTTTGCAAGGCGGCAAACGCGTGTCGTATGGCGCGCGGGCCATTACGGCGGGCGGCCTGATGTCACTGCCCAAGCTGGTGTTTCCGGGTGGCGCGCTGGTGGGAGACGATGCGGGCTTTCTCAATGCCTCGCGCATCAAGGGCAGCCACGCTGCGATCAAGACCGGCATGCTGGCGGCGCAGGCGGCCTTCGAGGCGCTGGCCGCCGGACGTGCGGCAGACGAGCTCAGTGCCTATCCAGAAGCCTTCCGCCAATCCTGGCTGCATACTGAGCTGCATCGCGCCCGCAACTTCAAGCAGTGGATGAGCCGGGGCCTGTATCTGGGCACGCTGATGGTGGGCCTCGAGCAAAAACTGTTAGGCGGCAATGTGCCCTGGACGCTGCATCACAAGCATGCAGATCACGAAATGCTCAAGCCCGCCTCGCAATGTCAGCCCATTGAGTACCCGAAACCCGATGGCAAGCTGACCTTCGACCGGCTCTCGTCGGTGTTTATTTCGAATACCCATCACGAAGAAAATCAGCCGTCGCACCTGACGCTCAAGGATGCAACGGTTCCCATCAACGTCAACTGGCGTACCTATGCGGGCCCTGAGAGCCGCTACTGCCCGGCTGCCGTTTATGAATTCGTCAAGAACAACGACGGTAACGAACAACTCGTCATCAATGCGCAAAATTGCGTGCATTGCAAAACCTGCGACATCAAGGACCCCACGCAAAACATTGTGTGGGTGACGCCGGAAGGCGGCGGTGGACCGAACTACCCCAATATGTGAGACCTGTCACCTGTCACACGCAAGCGAACCCCGGCGCAAAGCCATCTCGCGCCGGGAAGCTAGCGTACATGTCACTGCACCTCACCAGGGCGGGAGCTAGCGAGCGCCACCAATTTTTGCCGCACCCGTTCCAGCACGGGCGCCCAGGCGCCGATCTCAGGCTGGCGCAGGAGTTCGATGGAATCGTACCAGGGCGTGCGCTGGTTCTGATGGCCCCAGAACCACGCCGAGATGTAATCGATCATCAGGCAGGTGGGGACACCCAACGCGCCAGCCAGATGGGCAGGCCCGCTATCGATCGTCACGACCAGATCCAGGTTGACCAGCAACGCGGCCACATCGTCAAAACCCGTTTCGAACTGCGCGGTCAGATCGATGACCTCCATGCCGCGTGTGCGCCATTGCTCCACGGTGCTCCCCCGCCCAGGCGAAAGCGCGAAGAAGGTGACGCCAGGCACCTGTAACAGGGGCTCAAGCTGCTCAGGCGCCATGGAGCGGCGCGCATCGCGGATGTGACCCGGATTGCCGTTCCACACCAGTCCGACCTTGGGTCGCCCCTCCGCTGCCACAGCGCTCACCCGTTCACGCCAGCGTGCGGCGCGCTCCGGATCAGCGCTCAGATAGGGCTGACCCCAGCCCTCGGCACTGAACACGCCGAGGCGCAGCGGCAGGCTCATCAGCCCGCAGTGGAAATCGGGATGCGTTTCAAGGGACGTTTCAAGCACTAGATCATCAGGCAGCATGCGTTCAATCAGATGCCGCAGCGGCCCGTCATGGCCGAAAATCACCCGCCCGCCCTCGCTGCGGGCCCGTTGCGCCAGCAGCGGCAAAAACCGCACAGCCCATAGGCAATCGCCCAGGCCCTGCTCGCCGTACACCACCAGCACCTTGCCCGCGAGGGATTCCCCCTGCCAATACGGGCTTTGCTTCGCCAGTACATGCTGCGCGCTGCGCGGGTTGTCAGCGAACGCGACGCGGACCTCATAGCGCGGCCAGCCAGCCGCATAGTCGGCGTTGTATAACTCGAGTTCGGACAAATCGAAACGCGTATAAATATTGTCCGGCTCGAGCGCGAGCGCATGCCTTAGCCCGGCCTCCGCTTCGGCAAAACGGCCTTGCTCCTTGAAAGACAACGCGAGCTTGTGATGCGTGAGCGGATCGTCAGGGCGCAAACGCACGACTTCACGCAAAAGCCGCTCGGCCTCGGCAAATTCATTTTTGGACTGCAACGCCGCGGCGCGCCACATCAACGCGTTCACATCCGTCGCGTCTTGCTGCAGCAAAACCGAGGTGGCCTCTTCGACCAAACTCCAGGCGCGCAGCCCAAAGGCCGTCTGGCCAATCGTGGACAGCAGCGCAGGTGCGCACGAGGCATCCATCTGATAAGCCAGCACGAGTGCCATCAAGGCCATCTGCCGCCGCTGGGAATCCGCTGCGGGATGTTGCAAGAGCGCCTGGCCCAGCAAAAACCAGTCGGTGGCGCGGGCCTCAGGCGATGTCGTGCGAGCAGACAAGCGTTCTATTTCACGCTCGAGGTCTGCCAAAGGAAGGTTTTGCGTCATTGTGACCGGGACATTCTGCTATTCAAGAGGAGCGCATAAGAAGCGCTTAAGGGGCGCTGGCGGCAATTCGAGGGGTCTCGACCTCGACCTCGCCGCATTGCGCACGATGGCGCAAGGCGTGGTCGATCAACACGAGAGCGAGCATCGCCTCGGCGATGGGCGTGGCGCGAATCCCGACACACGGATCATGCCGCCCAAAGGTTTCGACCACGGCGGGCTGCCCCGCTTTATCAATCGAGCGGCGCGGCGTGCGAATGCTCGACGTGGGTTTGATCGCCAGCGATACCGTGATGTCCTGTCCCGTCGAAATCCCGCCGAGAATGCCGCCCGCATGATTGCCAACGAAGCCCTCCGGCGTCAGTTCATCGCCATGCACCGAGCCACGCTGCGCGATGCTGGCGAAACCCGCGCCAATCTCGATGCCCTTCACCGCGTTGATGCCCATCATCGCGTGCGCGATGTCGGCATCGAGCCGGTCGAACAAGGGTTCGCCCAGCCCAACCGGCACCCCCGAGGCGACCACGTTGATCCGTGCGCCAATCGAATCGCCGTCCCGGCGCAAGGCATCGACATAGGCTTCGAGCTCGGGCACCAAAGCCGCATTGGCGGCAAAAAAGGGATTTTCACGCACATGCGACCAGTCGACGAAAGGCACCTCAATCTCGCCTAACGCCGCCATGTAACCGCGAATCCCGATGCCCATGCGCTCGCGCAGCCATTTTTTCGCCACGGCTCCAGCAGCCACGGTGGCAGCGGTCAGGCGCGCCGACGAGCGGCCGCCCCCGCGATAGTCGCGGATACCGTACTTCTGCCAGTAGGTGTAATCGGCGTGACCAGGGCGAAAGGTTTCGGTGAGATTGCCGTAGTCACCGCTGCGCTGGTCGGTGTTGCGGATCAGAAGGGCGATCGGTACGCCCGTTGTCTGCCCTGCGAAAACACCCGAGAGAATCTCAACCCGGTCTGCCTCCTGACGCTGCGTCACGTGACGCGACGTGCCCGGCTTGCGGCGATCGAGTTCTAGCTGGATGTCGTCCTCGACGAGGGCCATACCGGGCGGGCAACCGTCGATCACGCAACCCAGCGCGGGGCCGTGAGACTCGCCAAAGGTGGTAACGGTGAAAAGCTTACCGAGCGTATTGCCGGACATGATGGAGGTCCAAAAAAAGCGGAAATAAACAAATAGACAGCACGGAAGCCGCCATTATGCCAGCCGTGTCCGGGGCAATTGGGGCCGGTCGGGGCCGGTCGGGGCCCGCTTCAGCACAGAACAGGTATGCGGCGGGGAGGTGAGGAGGCGGGGAGGCGGGATTTCGAAGCGGATCTTAGCCCCGGATCTTAGCCCCCTACCCCGCGCTACTTGCGCGGGCCACGCAAGGCGGTAACGTACTGCTGCAACGTTTCTGGCGTTGCCTGCGCGGGGCTAAGCGGCTCACCGACGGCAAGCGTCAGGCGGCTCATCACGCCCCGGCGCAAAGGCCGTGGCCAACGCGCGTCGGCGGCCCGCGAAAACACGCTGCCCCATAACCCGCGCAGCGCCATCGGCACAACGGGCACGGGTGTGCGTTGAATGATTCCGTGAACGCCCTGGCGAAAAGGATTGAGCTCGCCGGTTTGCGTCAGCTTGCCTTCGGGGAAAATACAGACCAGTTCGCCCTCGGCCAACGCGCTAGCGCAAGCGTCATAGGCCTGCTGCAACAAGGCCGCATCTTCACGGGCCGGGGCAATCGGAATCGCCTTCGCATGGCGGAACACCCAGCCCGCGAACGGCGTGCGAAAAATCCGGTGATCCATCACAAAACGAATCGGCCTCGGGCTCTCAGCCATGATGACAAGCGCATCGACATAACTCACGTGGTTACACACCAGCACCGCGGGCCCTTCATCGGGAATACGTTCAGGATGAACCAGACGAATCCGGTAAATCGTGTGCACCAGTATCCAGGCGAGAAAGCGCAGCAAAAATTCGGGCACCAGCGAGTAGATATAAAACGCCACCACGATATTCAGCAAGGCGATCATCAGGAAAATACCCGGAATACCGACACCCAGTGCGGTCAGCCCGATGGCCATCAGCGCGGAGGCGATCATGAAGAGCGCATTCAAAATATTGTTGGCCGCGATGATCCGCGCCCGGTGGCTGGCCTGGCTGCGGCTTTGCACCAGCGCGTACAGCGGCACGCTATACAGCCCGCCCGAGAGCGCCAGCAAAAAGAGATCGGCCAGCACCCGCCAGTGGGCAGGCTGCGCCATGAACTCGCCCAGCGCCAGCAGTTGTCCGGCCGCTGGCCGCGCCTGGCTAGCGAAATACAGATCGATCGCAAACAGACTGATGCCAATCGAGCCCAGCGGCACGAGGCCTAGTTCGATGCGCTGCCGCGAGAGCCGATCGCACAACAGCGAGCCCATGCCAATACCGACAGAGAACGTAGCCAGCAGCACCGTGACGACGTCCGGATTGGCCAGCAGCACGTCTTTGGCAAAACGGAAAAAAGAAGAGAGAAACGTCGCACCCACGAACCACAGCCAGGAAATGCCCAGCAGGCTCAGAAACACCGCACGGTTTTCACGCGCAAGACGCAAGTTGCGCCAGGTTTCGCTAAAGGGATTCCAGTTGATGCGCAAATCGGGCTGGGGCGCTAGCGTTTCGGGTACAAAGCTCGATACGGCACGCCCCACGACAGCGAGCGCCACGCAGATTGCCGAGAGCAGCAGCGCACCGTGCTGGCCAAAATCGGCGGCTGCGCCACCTGCAATCGTGCCAAACAGAATGGCGACAAAAGTGCCCATTTCCACCAGCCCATTGCCCCCCACCAGTTCGGTTTGCGACAAATGCTGCGGCAAATACGCATATTTGATCGGGCCGAATATCGTTGAATGAACCCCCATCAGGAAGGTGCACAGATACAGCAGCGGTGCGCTATGCAAGCAGAACCCCGCCGTGCCGACCAGCATCACCGCGATTTCAAAGCTTTTCACCAGACGGACCAGACACGCCTTGTCATATTTGTCCGCAATCTGGCCGGATGTCGCCGAAAACAGCACAAACGGCAAGATAAAAATCGCGGAAATCAGGAATGCCGCCGTTTGGGCATCGACACCGGAAAAACGCGCGGTCTGAAACGTGACGAGCGAGGTAAAACCAATCTTGAACACGTTGTCATTCATCGCCCCGAAAAACTGAGTCCAGAAAAATGGCGCAAAACGCCGCTCACGCAGCAGGCCAAACTGGGAAGAGGACGCGTGTTTGCCGCTCGCGCGTACTGCGCGACAAACAGCAGGAGACGGTTGTTCATTCATCCGGATCGTGAAGAAAAGTGAAGGGGTGAAGGGCTGAAGGGGTGAGGAGGTAAAAAGATGACACGCAGGAGGCCGCGGCCATGACGCGTTCATTGATGCCAGCGATGCGGCCATGTCCCGCCGATACGGAGCGGATAGCCAAAGCGGCTAGCGTGAGCAGCCATTCATGTCTGTCACGCCTGCGCTAACCGCGAAAATGGAACTGGGGAAAACGCAAAGGGAGGAAGTTTTCTGCCTGCAAACACAGGCTACACGGACAAGCTACGGGGCTGATGCGGCAAGGTCCCAAACCCGCGGCACAACGCCTAGCGGGCCTGCTGTTCCTGCTCATCCGGCCAGTCGCGGATATAAGCCTTGAGCATGCGGTTTTCAAAGCCCTGCTCGTCCACCACGGCTTTAGCCACGTCATAAAACGAGATCACGCCCATCAGCGTGCGGCTATCCATCACGGGCAAATAACGCACATGATGTTCGAGCATCATGCGCCGGACTTCGTTGACATCGGTTTCTGGGGTGCACGTGAGCGGATGGTCATCCATGACCTTGCGGATCGTCGAGGCACCGACGCTGCCGCTATTGCGGCTCAAGAGGCCAATGACTTCCCGAAACGTTAGCATTCCGACCAGATCGCCATATTCCATGACGACCAGTGAGCCGATATCGTGCTCCGCCATGGTGTTGACGGCATCGAGCAGCGGGGTATCGGGGGTGACGGTAAAGAGCGTATTGCCCTTGACCTTGAGAATGTCGGTGACGCGCATGAATGTCTCCTGATGATGCCGATAATGCAAATTTAGTCTCTGATGCTAGCTGAAAGGCCTGCAAAAGAAAAGCCACGCCAGGCACGTGAAACACCGGAATACCGGGCGCTTGCAATAGCCGGAGGCCTCCGCCCGCGCTGCGCCAAAACGCCACGGCAACGGGGTTGCATCAGTCAGCGGCACGCCGCACAATGCTTGAGCTCACGCGCATCGGCACAGCCACCTGCAGCGCCCATTCCGGAGGCTATGATGGCCCACCCCGCACAAGCCCGGCATTTCGCCAGTTTTGCTGAGTTTTATCCTTTTTATCTCAGCGAGCACCGCAACCCGATCTCGCGCCGGTTGCATTTCATGGGCTCGCTCGGCGTGATTGGCTGCGTTACCATGGCGCTCGCTACCGGCGGCTGGCTCTGGCTCCCCGTCGCCATCGTCTGCGGTTATGGCTGTGCCTGGGCCGGTCACTTTTTCTTCGAGAAAAACCGGCCCGCAACCTTCCGCTATCCGCTCTATAGCCTGATGGGCGACTGGATGATGTTCAAGGACATTTGCCAGGGCAAATTACCGCTTTAAATAAATCCGCGATTTAAACCCGTGCCGACACCTTGCCGTCGGCCTTATTTCGCTTCCGCTTCCGGCTCCCCGTTCGCGTCATGTTTGCGCGCTGCCGCCAACAGTTCGGCCAACGAGACATTCAGCTTGTCGTTCTTCAGCACCGCGAGCAGTGCCGTGCAATCCACCTGGGTCGAATCCAGCTTCAACTGATATTCCAGTTCCGCATGGTCGAGCACAAAAAGATCGATCAGACGCGCCACCGTAATCTGCTCAGGGTTGGCCAGCAGCAAAAAGCGCGCGCGCTCGCCCTCTTCCTGCAAACGGACAATCCACTCAAGGCCTTCCAGCTCGCGCAGCAGACGGCTCATGGTTTCCATATCACGGCGCAGCAGGCGCGCCAGTTCCTGCACGGTATAGCCCCGCGTGCCCGCCTGGCGCGCCTGCATGAGCCAGGCGAGCAGTTCAAGCGCATCGAGCAAATCGCTGCCCGCAAAGCGCGGCCGGTGAAACTGGCCCACTCGAATCGCGGGCAAGGCCGACGCCACCATGGCACCCAGCAGCGTGATGAACCAGCTCATATACATCCACAGCAGGAACATCGGCACCACGGCAAACGCACCGTACACGACGGTATAGGTTGGAATGCGGCGGATGCTATAGCCAAAACCGCGCTTGGCCAGTTCGAACGCCAGCGCGGCACACACACCGCCCACCAGCGCATCGCGCCATTCCACACGGCAATTGGGCAGGCAGATGTACAGCATCGTGAAAGCCAGCGCAGGCAGGGGCATCGCCGCGCTGACCAGCGCCCAGCTGATCACGGAAGGCATGTGCTGAACCGCGCTCAGCGTCATCGACTGGGTGAACAGATACGACGAAATCGACAGGCTGCCGCCAATCAGAATCGGGCCCAGCGTCAGGATCGACCAGTACACCAGCACGCGCTGGGCGAAGGGCCTGGACTTGCGCACGCGCCAGATCACGTTAAAAGCGGATTCGACCGTCATCATCGTCATCACCGACGTGACAAACAGCACGATCATCCCGACGGCAGTCAGGCCCTTGGCTTTCGAGGCAAATTCATTCAGATACCTGAAGATCTGGTTATTGATTTGCGCGGGCATCAGATGCTCGGCAAGAAAACCCTGCAGCGCCATCTGGAATGACGCGAAGATGGGAAACGCCGTGAATAGCGCAAAAGCAACCGTCGCCAGTGGCACCAGCGAAAGCGTCGTGGTGAAGGTCAAACTGCCTGCCACCTGGGGAATCCGGTCTTCGCTGCTACGTTTCGCAGCAAAATGCGTAAGACGGTTGAGTGTATCGAGATCGACACGCATCCTGGACAGCACTGACAGCACACTTACCTCCTTTTGCATCGTGAACCTGAAGGTCCTGACTCCGCCCCGAACCCCATACCCCAGGCGGACTCAGGCGCTCAGCGGCAGGCGCGGGCGCCTATAATACGCGCTCACCCGGTGAGGCTTATGAAAGACATTCTTGTGCTTTATTACAGCCGTCATGGCGCGACCCGCGAACTTGCGCTGGCACTCGCCCACGGCATCGACAGCGTTCCCGGCATGCAATCCCGCGTGCGTACGGTTCCCCCCGTTTCCACAGTTTGCGAAAGCACGCAGCCGGACATTCCCCGCGATGGCCCGCCCTACGTCGAACTCCGCGATCTCGAAGAATGCGCCGCACTGGCGCTCGGCTCGCCCACCCGCTTCGGCAACATGGCCGCTTCGCTCAAATACTTTCTCGATGGCACGACGCCACAATGGCTGTCCGGTGCGCTGGCAGGCAAGCCCGCCTGTGTTTTCACCTCGACAGGCAGTCTGCACGGCGGCCAGGAATCCACCTTGCTCTCGATGATGCTGCCGCTGTTGCATCACGGCATGCTGATCGTCGGCATCCCCTATACCGAAAGCACGTTGAGCACCACGCAAAGCGGTGGCACGCCTTATGGCGCGTCCCATTTCGCCCGCGGCGGCACAGCCGGGCCAGGCCTCTCCACCGATGAAAAAACCCTTGCCGTGGCGCTGGGCACCCGGCTCGCGCGGACGGCCGCGCTGCTCGAGGCACGTCCTTGAGCCCTTCCCGCCTTCCCGCCATCCCGCCCGCGCACGCCTCCGCGGCCCCCGTCACGGTGCGGCGTTATGCCGGCCTGGGCGCGGCGGCGGCACTACTCGCGCTGGTCGTGCTGGCGCTGGCGTGGGAAGGATGGCTCGCGCCCCTGCGCCCTGGCGGCTCGACCCTCGTGCTCAAGGCCGTGCCGCTGCTGTGCGCCGTGCCGGGCGTATTGCGGCGGCGCCTCTACACGCTGCAATGGGCGGCGCTGCTGATTCTGCTGTATCTGGCCGAAGGCATCGTGCGCGGGATGTCCGACTCCGGCCCGAGCGCCTGGTTTGGCTGGCTTGAAGCGCTGCTGGCACTGGTTTTCTTTGTCTGCGCGCTGGCCTATGTCGCGCCCTTCAAACGTGCCGCCAGGCAGGCTGCACGTGCCGCTTCAGCCCGCACGGCGACACACTGAGATCACGAGCATCGGGACTTTTTCCGCATCTGCCGTTCGGCTTCCCGTTCCTGGTTTCTCTTTGCTTCTCTTTGCTTCTCTTTGCTTCTCTTTGCTTCTCTTTGCTTCTCTTTGCTTCTCTTTGCTTCTTTTACCCACGATGGTCCGCCATGACCGCTTCCACGCCCTCATCCGCCCAGTCTGCCTTCCTCACGGCCTGCCGCGAGTCCATCGGGACAAACCATGTCCTGAACACGCCCTCTGACACCGCGTCTTACCTCACCGACTGGCGCCGCCGCTATACCGGCGCAGCCTGCGCGGTGCTGTGTCCAGCGAGCACGGAAGAAGTCGCTGCCATCGTGCGGCACGCGCTGACCCACCGCATCGCGCTCGTGCCACAGGGCGGCAATACCGGGCTCGCGGGCGGCGCCACGCCCGACACCAGCGGCACGCAGGCGCTATTGAGCCTGCGTCGGCTGAAGCGGATTCGCGCGCTCGATTTGCATAACAACACCATCACGGCCGAAGCCGGTGTGATCCTCGCCGACGTGCAAGCCGCGGCGCTGGCCGCTGACCGGCTCTTTGCACTGAGCCTCGCGGCCGAAGGCAGTTGCACCATCGGCGGCAATCTGGCCACCAATGCGGGAGGCACCGCCGTGCTGCGTTACGGCAATGCCCGCGAGCTGTGTCTCGGCCTCGAAGTCGTCACGCCCGAGGGCGAATGCTGGGATGGCTTGCGCGGACTGCGCAAGGACAACACCGGCTACGACCTGCGTGATTTGTTTATTGGCGCGGAAGGCACGCTGGGCATCATCACGGCGGCGGTGCTGAAACTGCATCCGCAGCCCGCGGCCCGTGTCACGGCACTGGCCGCGCTGGCCTCGCCTCAGGCCGCGCTCGCGTTTCTGGCGCTCGCGCAACGTGCGGCAGGCCCGCTGCTCACAGGTTTCGAGCTGATGTCCGATTTCTGTGTGCGCTTGGTCGGGCAGCATTTTCCACAGTTGCCCTACCCGTTCAGGCACAAGCATGCGCAGATCGTGCTGCTGGAGCTTTCCGACAACGAAAACGAAGCCCACGCACACGCGTTATTCGAGCGCCTGATGGCGGCGGCGCTTGAACAGGGGCTCGTGGAAGATGCCGTAGTCGCCACGAATCTGGCCCAAACGGCGGCCTTCTGGGCATTGCGCGAACATATTCCGCTGGCGCAGGCAAAGGAAGGGCTCAATATCAAGCACGATATCGCGCTGCCCATCTCGCGCATCGCGGATTTCATGAGCGCCACCGATGCCGCGATTGCGCAGGCCGTTCCCGGCGCACGCCAGGTCACTTTCGGCCACCTGGGCGATGGCAACTTGCACTACAACGTCGCCGCGCCCCCTGGCGTTGAGGCACAAGCGTTCCTGGCGCAGCATGAAGCCACCATCAACCGGCTCGTCCATGACAGCGTGCAGCGGCACCATGGCAGCATCAGCGCCGAACATGGTCTGGGCCAGTTGAAAATCGATGAAGCCGCGCGCTACAAATCCACGACCGAACTACGCCTGATGCGCACGCTCAAGCACGCATTCGATCCCCTGAATCTGATGAACCCCGGCAAGGTGTTGCGCTGGCACTGAAGCTAAAACCGATGCGCCCGCACCTTCTCCTCTGGCTGGAGCCGCTAGCGTGAAAATTCGCGTCCTGTCCGATTTGCATCTGGAATGCCAGATGCCCGAGACCATCCCCTATGCACAAGCCGATCTGGTGGTGCTGGCGGGCGATATTCACAATCACGCCGAAGGCTTGCGCTGGGCGGCCGAAACCTTCGGCGACGACGCGCCCGTGGTCTACGTGCCAGGCAATCACGAGTACTACGACGGTGAGATGGGCGCGCTCGAAAACGCCATGCTAGATGCGGCCCAGTCAGGCGGGCGAGTGCATTTCCTGAATAACGCAGCGCTCGTCGACCCAGCCGGACGCTGGCGCGTGCTGGGGACGACGCTCTGGACCCATTTCGCGCTATACGGCGCGGATGACGCCACGCGTCAAGCCGCGATGGAGGCTGCACAGCAGGTGATGCTCGATTTTCGCGGCCTGATCCAGCTCGCCTGGCCATCGGCGTCAGCTCCCGGCGCCGATGTCATGCGCGACACCACCCGCGACCTCACCCCCAACGACACCCTCGCACTACACGCGCAAGCGCGTGCCTGGCTCGAACAGCAACTGGCGCAGCCGTTTGCGGGCCAGACAATCGTGGTCACGCATCATGCGCCGCACCGGCTCAGCCTGGCACCGCGCTATGCACAAGACCCCGTGTCAGCGGGCTTTGTGAATGATTTGCCCACGCTCGTGCAAGCGCCGGTCGCACTCTGGATTCACGGCCACACGCACAGCGCTTTTGATTATTCGGTGAATGGCACACGGGTGGTCTGCAATCCCCGCGGCTACCGCAACCGGCGCACAGGGCAAATGGAAAACCCGGATTTCGCCTGGGACAAGATCATCGAGATCTGAAGCGTGGGGC from Paraburkholderia hayleyella encodes:
- a CDS encoding FAD-binding oxidoreductase → MTASTPSSAQSAFLTACRESIGTNHVLNTPSDTASYLTDWRRRYTGAACAVLCPASTEEVAAIVRHALTHRIALVPQGGNTGLAGGATPDTSGTQALLSLRRLKRIRALDLHNNTITAEAGVILADVQAAALAADRLFALSLAAEGSCTIGGNLATNAGGTAVLRYGNARELCLGLEVVTPEGECWDGLRGLRKDNTGYDLRDLFIGAEGTLGIITAAVLKLHPQPAARVTALAALASPQAALAFLALAQRAAGPLLTGFELMSDFCVRLVGQHFPQLPYPFRHKHAQIVLLELSDNENEAHAHALFERLMAAALEQGLVEDAVVATNLAQTAAFWALREHIPLAQAKEGLNIKHDIALPISRIADFMSATDAAIAQAVPGARQVTFGHLGDGNLHYNVAAPPGVEAQAFLAQHEATINRLVHDSVQRHHGSISAEHGLGQLKIDEAARYKSTTELRLMRTLKHAFDPLNLMNPGKVLRWH
- a CDS encoding metallophosphoesterase, with product MKIRVLSDLHLECQMPETIPYAQADLVVLAGDIHNHAEGLRWAAETFGDDAPVVYVPGNHEYYDGEMGALENAMLDAAQSGGRVHFLNNAALVDPAGRWRVLGTTLWTHFALYGADDATRQAAMEAAQQVMLDFRGLIQLAWPSASAPGADVMRDTTRDLTPNDTLALHAQARAWLEQQLAQPFAGQTIVVTHHAPHRLSLAPRYAQDPVSAGFVNDLPTLVQAPVALWIHGHTHSAFDYSVNGTRVVCNPRGYRNRRTGQMENPDFAWDKIIEI